GATCGGCGCGCCGGTCGGCATCCCGATCACCGAGTCGACGGACTTCTCCTGGACCGGCACCCCCACGACGGGGATCGGGTACGCGATCGAGGCGGTCATATTGGGCAAGTCGGCGGACTTGCCGCCCGCGCCCGCGATGATCACGTCGAGGCCGCGGTCGGCGGCGGTCTCGCCGTAGGCGTACATCAGCTCGGGCGTCCGGTGGGCGGAGACGATGTAGGTCTCGTAGGTGAAGCGCGACTCCGGGGCCTCGTCGAAGTCCGTCTGCTCTGCGAAGCCCAGTTCGGAAAGCGCGTCGTGGGCGCCGCGCATCACGTCGAGGTCCGAGTCCGAGCCCATTATGATGCCGATGTCCGGCGTCGTCGCCGGGTCGGCGTCGGCGTCGGCCTCCGCGCGGAGGCGATCGATGAGGTCCTGTACGGTCACGTCGGCGTCGGAATCTGGCGTGTAGTCGGTCATCGGTTGGATCCGTGGATTACTCGAAACGGAGCGCGTCGCGTGCTTCTCTCGCGTGCGCGAGGAGGTCGCCGGGATCGGCTCTCGCGCCGTCGCCGCTGTCGCCGCCCGTCAGCGTCACGTGGCCCATCTTCCGGAGCGGACGGACCTCGTCCTTGCCGTACCAGTGCAGCGAGGCATTTTCATCTTCGAGGACGGCCTCGCCGTTGCCGAGGCGAGCGGGCTTCGGCTCGTCGACGGTACCGAGGACGTTCGCCATCACGGTCGGACAGCGCAGCCGGGTCGAGCCGAGCGGCCAGCCGAGGACGGCCCGGACGTGCTGTTCGAACTGGGAGGTCCGCGCGCCCTCGATGGTCCAGTGGCCGGAGTTGTGCGGCCGCGGGGCGATCTCG
This is a stretch of genomic DNA from Halobellus sp. MBLA0158. It encodes these proteins:
- the purE gene encoding 5-(carboxyamino)imidazole ribonucleotide mutase, whose translation is MTDYTPDSDADVTVQDLIDRLRAEADADADPATTPDIGIIMGSDSDLDVMRGAHDALSELGFAEQTDFDEAPESRFTYETYIVSAHRTPELMYAYGETAADRGLDVIIAGAGGKSADLPNMTASIAYPIPVVGVPVQEKSVDSVIGMPTGAPIVAVDAGKSFNAALSAAQILAREHEDLEERLVEYHESLVGAVARDSRDLHDLGVAGYVESRNDE